One Felis catus isolate Fca126 chromosome D1, F.catus_Fca126_mat1.0, whole genome shotgun sequence DNA segment encodes these proteins:
- the VPS37C gene encoding vacuolar protein sorting-associated protein 37C isoform X1 — protein MCPECAFALTSILTLPKRMIEAASSACSVQISQCRVWGGRQLQAEHLPESPEQLGQRKKEMAGRMETLKDKTLEELEEMQNDPEAIDRLALESPEVQDLQLEREMALATNRSLAERNLEFQGPLEISRSNLSDKYQELRKLVERCQEQKAKLEKFASALKPETLLDLLQIEGMKIEEESEAMAEKFLEGEVPLETFLENFSSMRMLSHLRRVRVEKLQDVMRKPRVSQEPAGDAPPPRPPPPPRPAPPATPPVAEEPPPPPAAVPPYPLPYSPSPGMPVGPTAQGALRPAPFPVVSQPSFSYSGPLGPPYPSAQPGPRAAAGYPWSPQRSTPPRPGYPAAPTGASGPGYPLAGSRAPSPGYPQQTPYLSTGGKPPYPTQPQLPIFPGQPQPSGVPQPPYPPGPAPPYGFPPPQGPSWPGY, from the exons ATGTGTCCTGAGTGTGCCTTTGCCTTGACCTCAATCCTGACCCTTCCTAAACGGATGATTGAAGCTGCCAGCTCAGCTTGCTCCGTGCAGATTAGCCAGTGTCGGGTGTGGGGAGGCCGACAGCTGCAGGCTGAGCACCTTCCTGAATCACCTGAACAgttggggcagaggaagaaggaaatggcag GGAGGATGGAGACACTAAAAGACAAGACCTTGGAGGAGCTGGAGGAAATGCAGAACGACCCGGAGGCCATTGACCGGCTGGCCCTGGAGTCCCCTGAG GTCCAGGACCTGCAGCTGGAACGAGAGATGGCTCTGGCCACCAACCGCAGCCTGGCCGAGCGGAACCTGGAGTTTCAAGGTCCCCTGGAGATCAGCCGCTCAAACCTCTCGGACAAGTACCAGGAGCTGCGGAAGCTCGTGGAGCGGTGCCAGGAGCAGAAGGCGAAGCTGG AGAAGTTTGCTTCAGCGCTGAAGCCAGAGACCTTGTTAGACCTTCTGCAGATCGAAGGCATGAAGATTGAAGAAGAGTCTGAG GCCATGGCCGAGAAGTTCCTGGAGGGCGAGGTGCCCTTGGAAACGTTTCTAGAGAACTTCTCCTCCATGAGGATGCTGTCTCACCTGCGCAGGGTGCGCGTGGAGAAGCTTCAGGATGTGATGAGGAAGCCCAGAGTTTCCCAGGAGCCGGCTGGTGACGCCCCTCctccgcgccccccgcccccgcctcgccCGGCCCCCCCGGCGACACCCCCTGTGGCCGAAGAGCCGCCCCCGCCACCGGCGGCCGTGCCTCCCTACCCTTTGCCCTACAGCCCGTCTCCTGGCATGCCCGTGGGCCCCACCGCCCAAGGCGCGCTCCGGCCGGCCCCCTTCCCCGTGGTGTCCCAGCCCTCCTTTTCCTACAGTGGGCCTCTGGGCCCCCCTTACCCGTCAGCCCAGCCGGGACCCCGGGCTGCCGCGGGCTACCCCTGGTCCCCACAAAGGAGCACGCCCCCCCGGCCAGGCTATCCCGCGGCCCCCACTGGTGCCTCTGGCCCCGGATACCCCTTGGCGGGGAGCCGGGCCCCCAGTCCTGGCTATCCTCAACAGACCCCTTACCTCTCGACTGGAGGAAAACCTCCTTACCCAACACAGCCCCAGCTCCCCATCTTCCCAGGCCAGCCCCAGCCCTCAGGCGTCCCCCAGCCGCCCTACCCTCCCGGGCCTGCCCCTCCCTATGGGTTTCCACCACCTCAGGGGCCCTCCTGGCCCGGGTATTAG
- the VPS37C gene encoding vacuolar protein sorting-associated protein 37C isoform X2 has protein sequence METLKDKTLEELEEMQNDPEAIDRLALESPEVQDLQLEREMALATNRSLAERNLEFQGPLEISRSNLSDKYQELRKLVERCQEQKAKLEKFASALKPETLLDLLQIEGMKIEEESEAMAEKFLEGEVPLETFLENFSSMRMLSHLRRVRVEKLQDVMRKPRVSQEPAGDAPPPRPPPPPRPAPPATPPVAEEPPPPPAAVPPYPLPYSPSPGMPVGPTAQGALRPAPFPVVSQPSFSYSGPLGPPYPSAQPGPRAAAGYPWSPQRSTPPRPGYPAAPTGASGPGYPLAGSRAPSPGYPQQTPYLSTGGKPPYPTQPQLPIFPGQPQPSGVPQPPYPPGPAPPYGFPPPQGPSWPGY, from the exons ATGGAGACACTAAAAGACAAGACCTTGGAGGAGCTGGAGGAAATGCAGAACGACCCGGAGGCCATTGACCGGCTGGCCCTGGAGTCCCCTGAG GTCCAGGACCTGCAGCTGGAACGAGAGATGGCTCTGGCCACCAACCGCAGCCTGGCCGAGCGGAACCTGGAGTTTCAAGGTCCCCTGGAGATCAGCCGCTCAAACCTCTCGGACAAGTACCAGGAGCTGCGGAAGCTCGTGGAGCGGTGCCAGGAGCAGAAGGCGAAGCTGG AGAAGTTTGCTTCAGCGCTGAAGCCAGAGACCTTGTTAGACCTTCTGCAGATCGAAGGCATGAAGATTGAAGAAGAGTCTGAG GCCATGGCCGAGAAGTTCCTGGAGGGCGAGGTGCCCTTGGAAACGTTTCTAGAGAACTTCTCCTCCATGAGGATGCTGTCTCACCTGCGCAGGGTGCGCGTGGAGAAGCTTCAGGATGTGATGAGGAAGCCCAGAGTTTCCCAGGAGCCGGCTGGTGACGCCCCTCctccgcgccccccgcccccgcctcgccCGGCCCCCCCGGCGACACCCCCTGTGGCCGAAGAGCCGCCCCCGCCACCGGCGGCCGTGCCTCCCTACCCTTTGCCCTACAGCCCGTCTCCTGGCATGCCCGTGGGCCCCACCGCCCAAGGCGCGCTCCGGCCGGCCCCCTTCCCCGTGGTGTCCCAGCCCTCCTTTTCCTACAGTGGGCCTCTGGGCCCCCCTTACCCGTCAGCCCAGCCGGGACCCCGGGCTGCCGCGGGCTACCCCTGGTCCCCACAAAGGAGCACGCCCCCCCGGCCAGGCTATCCCGCGGCCCCCACTGGTGCCTCTGGCCCCGGATACCCCTTGGCGGGGAGCCGGGCCCCCAGTCCTGGCTATCCTCAACAGACCCCTTACCTCTCGACTGGAGGAAAACCTCCTTACCCAACACAGCCCCAGCTCCCCATCTTCCCAGGCCAGCCCCAGCCCTCAGGCGTCCCCCAGCCGCCCTACCCTCCCGGGCCTGCCCCTCCCTATGGGTTTCCACCACCTCAGGGGCCCTCCTGGCCCGGGTATTAG
- the CD5 gene encoding T-cell surface glycoprotein CD5, with the protein MGSQQPPLAALYLLGVLVTSCLGGPNLENSGLRVRLTSSNSHCQGQLEVSKNNKLWHTVSSRSWGKNPNHWEDPKQASNLCRLLSCGEAVAFAHFPDFNSPKNQITCHGRVGSFSNCSFSNANQRDPLGLICLEPPRTAPPPTTPPPTTTPQPTAPPRLQLVAGPGGLRCAGVVEFYWGSRGGAISYKAQDKTQDLENRICEALQCGSFLKHLPEEDTARAQDPEESRPLPIRWKIQNTSCASLEQCFSKAQPHEGGQALAIVCSDFQPKVQSRLVGRRSLCEGSVEVRQGKQWEVLCDSPRPKGTARWEEVCQELQCGSVASYRVLDAIETSHGLFCPQEKLSQCYQLQEKKAYCRRVFVTCHDPNPAGPGAGTVMSIILGLVLLAVLLVVCGPHAYRKLVKKFRQRKQRQWIGPTGMNQNMSFHRNHTATVRSQVENPAVSHVENEYSHPPRNSHISACPALEGALHRVSTQPDNSSDSDYDLHGAQRL; encoded by the exons GGCTCCGGGTGAGACTGACAAGCTCCAACTCGCACTGCCAGGGCCAGCTGGAGGTCTCCAAGAACAACAAACTGTGGCACACGGTGTCTAGCCGGAGCTGGGGGAAGAACCCGAACCACTgggaggaccccaagcaggcctCGAATCTCTGCCGCCTGCTGTCCTGCGGAGAGGCCGTGGCCTTTGCCCACTTCCCTGACTTCAACAGTCCCAAGAACCAGATCACCTGCCACGGACGCGTGGGGTCCTTCTCCAACTGCAGCTTCAGCAACGCAAACCAGAGGGACCCTCTGGGCCTGATCTGCCTGG AGCCGCCCAGGACAGCACCTCCTCCCACgacccccccacccacaaccacTCCGCAGCCCACAG cccctcccaggctgcagctGGTGGCAGGGCCCGGGGGCCTGCGGTGTGCCGGCGTCGTGGAGTTCTACTGGGGCAGCCGGGGTGGTGCCATCAGCTACAAGGCGCAGGACAAGACCCAGGACCTGGAGAACCGTATCTGTGAGGCCCtccagtgtggctccttcctgaaGCATCTGCCAGAGGAGGACACCGCCAGGGCCCAAGACCCAGAGGAGAGCAGGCCCTTGCCAATTCGATGGAAGATCCAGAACACGAGCTGTGCCTCCCTGGAGCAGTGCTTCAGTAAAGCCCAGCCCCATGAGGGCGGCCAAGCTCTGGCCATCGTCTGTTCTG ATTTCCAGCCCAAGGTGCAGAGCCGCCTGGTGGGACGCCGCAGCCTGTGTGAGGGGTCCGTGGAGGTGCGCCAGGGCAAGCAGTGGGAAGTCCTGTGCGACAGCCCCCGGCCCAAGGGCACGGCGCGGTGGGAGGAGGTGTGCCAGGAGCTGCAGTGCGGCAGCGTCGCCTCCTACCGGGTGCTGGATGCCATCGAGACCTCCCATGGGCTCTTCTGTCCCCAGGAGAAGCTGTCCCAGTGCTATCAGCTTCAAGAGAAAAAAGCCTACTGCAGGAGGGTGTTTGTCACAT GCCATGACCCAAACCCAGCAGGCCCGGGCGCAGGCACCGTGATGAGCATCATCCTGGGCCTTGTGCTCCTGGCCGTGCTGCTGGTCGTGTGCGGCCCTCATGCCTACCGAAAACTGGTGAAGAAAT TCCGCCAGAGGAAGCAGCGCCAGTGGATTGGCCCGACAGGAATGAACCAGAACA TGTCTTTCCATCGCAACCACACGGCCACCGTCCGGTCCCAGGTTGAGAACCCCGCAGTGTCACACGTGGAGAATGAATACAGTCACCCTCCTAGGAACTCCCACATCTCTGCTTGCCCAG CTCTGGAAGGGGCCTTGCATCGTGTTTCCACCCAGCCCGATAACTCCTCCGACAGTGACTACGATTTGCACGGGGCTCAGAGGCTGTGA